From one Papio anubis isolate 15944 chromosome 12, Panubis1.0, whole genome shotgun sequence genomic stretch:
- the PRSS23 gene encoding serine protease 23 → MAGIPGLLFLLFLLLCAVGQVSPYSAPWKPTWPAYRLPVVLPQSTLSLAKPDFGAEAKLEVSSSCGPQCHKGTPLPTYEEAKQYLSYETLYANGSRTETQVGIYILSSSGGGAQHQDSGSSGKSRRKRQIYGYDSRFSIFGKDFLLNYPFSTSVKLSTGCTGTLVAEKHVLTAAHCIHDGKTYVKGTQKLRVGFLKPKFKDGGRGANDSTSAMPEKMKFQWIRVKRTHVPKGWIKGNANDIGMDYDYALLELKKPHKRKFMKIGVSPPAKQLPGGRIHFSGYDNDRPGNLVYRFCDVKDETYDLLYQQCDAQPGASGSGVYVRMWKRQQQKWERKIIGIFSGHQWVDMNGSPQDFNVAVRITPLKYAQICYWIKGNYLDCREG, encoded by the coding sequence ATGGCAGGGATTCCAGggctcctcttccttctcttccttctgctctgtgCTGTTGGACAAGTGAGCCCTTACAGTGCCCCCTGGAAACCCACTTGGCCTGCATACCGCCTCCCTGTCGTCTTGCCCCAGTCTACCCTCAGTTTAGCCAAGCCAGACTTTGGAGCCGAAGCCAAATTGGAAGTATCTTCTTCATGTGGACCCCAGTGTCATAAGGGAACTCCACTGCCCACTTATGAAGAGGCCAAGCAATATCTGTCTTATGAAACGCTCTATGCCAATGGCAGTCGCACGGAGACACAGGTGGGCATCTACATCCTCAGCAGTAGTGGAGGTGGGGCCCAACACCAAGACTCAGGGTCTTCAGGAAAGTCTCGGAGGAAGCGGCAGATTTATGGCTATGACAGCAGGTTCAGCATTTTTGGGAAGGACTTCCTGCTCAACTACCCTTTCTCAACATCAGTGAAGTTATCCACAGGCTGCACCGGCACCCTGGTGGCAGAGAAGCATGTCCTCACAGCTGCCCACTGCATACACGATGGAAAAACCTATGTGAAAGGAACCCAGAAGCTTCGAGTGGGCTTCCTGAAGCCCAAGTTTAAAGATGGTGGTCGAGGGGCCAATGACTCCACTTCAGCCATGCCCGAGAAGATGAAATTTCAGTGGATCCGGGTGAAACGCACCCATGTGCCCAAGGGTTGGATCAAGGGCAATGCCAACGACATCGGCATGGATTATGACTATGCCCTCCTGGAACTCAAAAAGCCCCACAAGAGAAAATTTATGAAGATTGGGGTGAGCCCTCCTGCTAAGCAGCTGCCAGGGGGCAGAATCCACTTCTCTGGTTATGACAATGACCGACCAGGCAATTTGGTGTATCGCTTCTGCGACGTCAAAGATGAGACCTATGACCTGCTCTACCAGCAATGTGATGCCCAGCCAGGGGCCAGCGGGTCTGGGGTCTATGTGAGGATGTGGAAGAGACAGCAGCAGAAGTGGGAGCGAAAAATTATTGGCATTTTTTCAGGGCACCAGTGGGTGGACATGAATGGTTCCCCACAGGATTTTAACGTGGCTGTTAGAATCACTCCACTCAAATATGCCCAGATTTGCTATTGGATTAAAGGAAACTATCTGGATTGTAGGGAGGGGTGA